One segment of Odocoileus virginianus isolate 20LAN1187 ecotype Illinois unplaced genomic scaffold, Ovbor_1.2 Unplaced_Scaffold_21, whole genome shotgun sequence DNA contains the following:
- the LOC110124745 gene encoding olfactory receptor 6C74 isoform X2, which translates to MRNHTRITTFILLGLSNDPQLQVVIFFLLFFTYLLSVTGNLIIITLTLLDSHLKTPMYFFLRNFSFLEISFTTVCIPKFLVSMATGDKTISYNNCAAQLFFTILLGATEFFLLAAMSYDRYVAICKPLHYMTIMNGRACNLLVFASWLAGFIIIFPPLLVGLQLDFCAANTVDHFFCDVSPILQLSCTDTDKVEIMMLLSAILTLLVTLVLVILSYTNIIRTVLKIPSSQKRRKAFSTCSSHMVVVSISYGSCIFMYVKPSAKQRVSLNKGIALLSTSVAPMLNPFIYTLRNRQVKYAFKSV; encoded by the exons ATGAGAAACCACACAAGAATAACAACTTTTATTCTCCTTGGACTAAGCAATGATCCACAATTACAAgtggttattttttttctcctttttttcactTACTTGTTGAGCGTCACTGGAAATCTAATCATCATCACCCTTACCCTGCTAGATTCACACCTCAAGACAcccatgtatttctttcttcgaaatttctcttttttagaaaTCTCATTCACAACTGTCTGCATCCCCAAATTTCTGGTCAGTATGGCAACAGGTGATAAGACCATTTCTTATAACAATTGTGCAGCACAGCTGTTTTTTACTATTCTCTTGGGTGCAACCGAATTTTTTCTTCTGGCTGCCAtgtcctatgaccgctatgtggccatctgcaaaccccTGCATTACATGACCATCATGAATGGCAGAGCGTGCAACTTACTGGTCTTTGCCTCATGGTTGGCTGGTTTCATAATAATTTTTCCACCACTCCTCGTGGGTCTCCAGCTTGATTTCTGTGCAGCCAACACTGTAgatcatttcttctgtgatgtATCTCCTATATTACAACTCTCTTGCACAGACACAGATAAAGTAGAAATTATGATGCTTCTCTCAGCCATTTTAACTCTCCTGGTTACTCTGGTGTTAGTGATTCTCTCCTACACAAACATCATTAGGACTGTTCTGAAGATACCTTCTTCTCAAAAGAGGAGGAAGGCCTTTTCTACATGTTCTTCTCACATGGTGGTTGTGTCCATTTCTTATGGGAGCTGCATCTTCATGTATGTGAAACCCTCTGCCAAGCAAAGAGTGTCTTTAAATAAAGGGATAGCTCTGCTCAGTACTTCTGTTGCCCCCATGTTAAATCCTTTTATTTATACACTGAGAAACAGACAAGTGAAATATGCTTTTAA gtccgtctag
- the LOC110124745 gene encoding olfactory receptor 6C74 isoform X1: MRNHTRITTFILLGLSNDPQLQVVIFFLLFFTYLLSVTGNLIIITLTLLDSHLKTPMYFFLRNFSFLEISFTTVCIPKFLVSMATGDKTISYNNCAAQLFFTILLGATEFFLLAAMSYDRYVAICKPLHYMTIMNGRACNLLVFASWLAGFIIIFPPLLVGLQLDFCAANTVDHFFCDVSPILQLSCTDTDKVEIMMLLSAILTLLVTLVLVILSYTNIIRTVLKIPSSQKRRKAFSTCSSHMVVVSISYGSCIFMYVKPSAKQRVSLNKGIALLSTSVAPMLNPFIYTLRNRQVKYAFKLMIKKIEVFSMK; this comes from the coding sequence ATGAGAAACCACACAAGAATAACAACTTTTATTCTCCTTGGACTAAGCAATGATCCACAATTACAAgtggttattttttttctcctttttttcactTACTTGTTGAGCGTCACTGGAAATCTAATCATCATCACCCTTACCCTGCTAGATTCACACCTCAAGACAcccatgtatttctttcttcgaaatttctcttttttagaaaTCTCATTCACAACTGTCTGCATCCCCAAATTTCTGGTCAGTATGGCAACAGGTGATAAGACCATTTCTTATAACAATTGTGCAGCACAGCTGTTTTTTACTATTCTCTTGGGTGCAACCGAATTTTTTCTTCTGGCTGCCAtgtcctatgaccgctatgtggccatctgcaaaccccTGCATTACATGACCATCATGAATGGCAGAGCGTGCAACTTACTGGTCTTTGCCTCATGGTTGGCTGGTTTCATAATAATTTTTCCACCACTCCTCGTGGGTCTCCAGCTTGATTTCTGTGCAGCCAACACTGTAgatcatttcttctgtgatgtATCTCCTATATTACAACTCTCTTGCACAGACACAGATAAAGTAGAAATTATGATGCTTCTCTCAGCCATTTTAACTCTCCTGGTTACTCTGGTGTTAGTGATTCTCTCCTACACAAACATCATTAGGACTGTTCTGAAGATACCTTCTTCTCAAAAGAGGAGGAAGGCCTTTTCTACATGTTCTTCTCACATGGTGGTTGTGTCCATTTCTTATGGGAGCTGCATCTTCATGTATGTGAAACCCTCTGCCAAGCAAAGAGTGTCTTTAAATAAAGGGATAGCTCTGCTCAGTACTTCTGTTGCCCCCATGTTAAATCCTTTTATTTATACACTGAGAAACAGACAAGTGAAATATGCTTTTAAGCTCATGATCAAAAAGATTGAGGTTTTCTCAATGAAGTGA
- the LOC110132819 gene encoding olfactory receptor 6C76-like produces the protein MENHTSVTVFILVGLTEDPELKIVLFIFLLLTYLLSISGNLTIITLTLLDSHLKTPMYFFLRNFSFLEISYTTVCIPKLLVSMATGDKTITYNCCAAQLFFAFLLGASEFYLLAAMSYDRYVAICKPLHYTTIMSNKICIQLVLSSWMAGFLIIFPGLILGLTLDFCSSNVIDHFYCDSAPLLKISCTDTHLFEMLSFILALMTLLITLVLVILSYTYIALTILKIPSAKQRKKAFSTCSSHMIVISLSYGSCIFMYVKPSVKQRLSLVKGVAVLNTSVAPVLNPFIYTLRNQQVKQAFKNLLQRLLFLFK, from the coding sequence ATGGAAAACCATACATCAGTGACAGTGTTTATCTTAGTAGGATTGACAGAGGACCCCGAATTGAAGATTGTGCTATTTATCTTCCTGCTTCTCACCTATTTGTTAAGCATCTCAGGCAACTTGACTATCATTACCCTCACTTTGCTTGATTCTCATCTCAAGACtcctatgtatttctttcttcGAAATTTTTCCTTCTTAGAAATTTCCTATACAACAGTTTGCATTCCCAAACTGCTTGTTAGCATGGCAACGGGTGACAAAACCATCACCTATAACTGTTGTGCAGCTCAGTTATTTTTTGCCTTCCTTCTTGGTGCATCTGAATTTTATCTCCTGGCTGCCATGTCCTATGATCGTTATGTTGCCATCTGTAAGCCCTTGCATTATACAACCATCATGAGCAACAAAATCTGTATCCAGCTGGTCCTTAGCTCTTGGATGGCTGGTTTCCTCATCATTTTTCCAGGACTCATTTTAGGCTTAACCTTGGATTTCTGTAGCTCCAATGTCATTGATCATTTCTACTGTGACTCTGCTCCTCTCCTGAAAATCTCCTGCACAGATACACATTTGTTTGAGATGCTGAGTTTCATCCTAGCCCTGATGACTCTACTGATCACGTTGGTGTTAGTGATTCTATCATACACATATATTGCCCTGAcgattttaaaaattccttctgcCAAACAGAGAAAAAAGGCTTTTTCCACTTGTTCCTCTCACATGATTGTCATCTCCCTCTCATACGGCAGCTGCATCTTTATGTACGTGAAACCTTCAGTCAAACAGAGGCTCTCCTTAGTGAAGGGAGTCGCGGTTCTCAATACCTCTGTTGCCCCAGTTTTGAACCCCTTTATTTATACTCTGCGGAACCAGCAGGTGAAGCAAGCATTTAAAAACTTGCTACAAagacttctgtttttattcaaGTAA